One Gemmatimonadaceae bacterium DNA segment encodes these proteins:
- a CDS encoding DUF5937 family protein: MTLSSNAASLFLFAITPRFEIFYALQVLAQPESLEDSSWRKETSRKLSKDLRSRLARLAPSPLVWPLLADSLRSAPPMVQFRGMMEELRTMENGDFQRAVLGGAFKNVESVECLLSGEMTLSQTIAAEASSRKQLLSLFGLLPFRKSAPGTRAFDRIVSNPKDYKTELADSLESFWTTTFADTWESMKPQMLNSGDRFEEILSNSSLDEFARITRLPLKIEDGSVASVQGTMRVPLGNVEGIHVIPSAFNRRRFWAAYTDTSSRTRFFIPLLDAALRPMGEGAAEPSLVFRALGDTTRYAIASVIARTPTTSVDLARIFGVSKPTISHHVQILRSARLLHELPGEHGVVLSLNRVALERASGDAATEMFSATGKAPAVRRSRK, translated from the coding sequence ATGACGCTCTCGTCGAACGCAGCATCTCTCTTTCTTTTCGCGATTACACCCCGGTTCGAGATCTTCTACGCCCTTCAGGTGCTTGCTCAACCAGAAAGCCTTGAAGACTCTTCCTGGAGAAAGGAAACCAGCCGCAAGCTGTCGAAAGACCTGAGGTCGAGGCTGGCGCGGCTGGCCCCTTCACCTCTGGTATGGCCCCTCCTTGCTGACTCCCTTCGCAGTGCACCGCCCATGGTGCAGTTCAGGGGAATGATGGAGGAGCTGCGAACAATGGAAAACGGAGATTTTCAGCGCGCGGTTCTGGGCGGGGCGTTTAAAAACGTCGAGTCAGTGGAGTGTCTCCTCTCTGGGGAGATGACCCTTTCGCAGACAATAGCGGCCGAAGCCTCTTCCCGGAAGCAACTGCTTTCGCTGTTCGGGCTGCTGCCGTTCCGGAAAAGCGCTCCTGGGACCCGCGCTTTCGATCGCATTGTGAGCAATCCGAAGGACTATAAAACGGAGCTTGCAGATTCGCTCGAATCGTTCTGGACGACGACGTTCGCAGATACCTGGGAATCCATGAAGCCCCAGATGCTCAATTCAGGCGATCGGTTCGAGGAAATACTCTCCAATTCCTCGCTCGACGAGTTCGCACGCATCACCCGCCTTCCGTTGAAAATCGAAGATGGTTCAGTCGCGTCGGTGCAGGGCACAATGCGCGTACCGCTGGGCAATGTGGAAGGCATCCACGTCATCCCGTCGGCTTTCAACCGCCGTCGTTTCTGGGCGGCGTACACAGACACATCTTCCCGGACGCGCTTCTTCATCCCGCTCCTCGATGCTGCGCTCCGCCCCATGGGTGAGGGCGCCGCAGAGCCATCGCTGGTCTTCAGGGCGCTGGGAGATACGACACGTTACGCGATTGCGTCCGTGATCGCGCGCACCCCCACGACGTCGGTCGATCTGGCGCGAATATTCGGAGTCTCGAAGCCGACGATTTCGCATCATGTGCAAATCCTGCGGTCGGCGCGACTTCTCCACGAGCTTCCGGGCGAGCATGGCGTCGTTTTGAGCTTGAACAGGGTAGCCCTCGAGCGAGCGTCGGGAGATGCCGCGACAGAGATGTTCTCCGCGACCGGAAAAGCGCCAGCCGTGCGCCGTTCCCGCAAATGA
- a CDS encoding MaoC family dehydratase has protein sequence MRLEDLAVGQTAEFAKTITDADVTLFAGVTGDFNPVHIDETAAQRSRFGGRIAHGMLSAGIISATIAGKLPGPGSIYLSQTLRFTAPVRIGDTVTASVSILEILTAKRRVRLSTVCRNQNGATVLDGEATVLVEDSHDP, from the coding sequence ATGCGACTGGAAGATCTGGCGGTTGGACAAACCGCGGAGTTCGCGAAGACCATTACCGATGCGGATGTGACCCTGTTTGCCGGAGTGACAGGCGACTTCAATCCCGTTCACATCGATGAGACGGCAGCGCAACGATCACGCTTCGGCGGGCGCATTGCTCACGGCATGCTGAGCGCAGGGATTATCTCGGCGACGATTGCCGGGAAATTGCCTGGACCTGGCTCGATTTATCTGTCCCAGACGTTGCGGTTCACCGCACCGGTGCGGATTGGCGATACCGTCACTGCGTCAGTGTCCATTTTGGAGATTCTTACAGCAAAACGGCGCGTCCGTCTTTCAACTGTATGCCGAAATCAGAACGGTGCAACGGTCCTCGACGGTGAGGCCACAGTGCTCGTGGAAGACAGCCATGATCCCTGA
- a CDS encoding PHB depolymerase family esterase, with protein MIPDSPAPPPAVAWAADTSSMTNGEFVWREVATGSVTRRYRLYIPRGYDKKRALPLVVVLHGCTQGADNIARGTRFNAAADVKKIIVAYPEQPASANALRCWNWFEPAHQQRDKGEPASIAAITRQILHDMRIDPARVYIAGVSAGAAMALNVMYTYPELYAALGAHSGIAYGHASSISEGVKAMSTGAGNSQLLGEAAVRAMGDRARPVAAIVFHGRADPVVKVVNGAQVVSQIVAANSITGTRKKGAATAVTPVSHGETSTGYHYDRVVHGKGKSTVEHWTVDELAHAWSGGSPDGTYTDARGPDATAEMIRFFLDHPRR; from the coding sequence ATGATCCCTGATTCTCCCGCACCTCCGCCGGCAGTCGCGTGGGCTGCAGACACGTCGTCGATGACCAACGGAGAGTTCGTCTGGCGGGAAGTGGCAACCGGGAGCGTAACTCGTCGCTACCGGCTCTACATACCGCGAGGCTACGACAAAAAACGGGCGCTGCCGCTGGTGGTGGTGCTACATGGGTGCACGCAGGGCGCGGACAATATTGCGCGTGGAACAAGATTCAACGCCGCCGCGGACGTGAAGAAGATCATCGTTGCGTATCCGGAGCAGCCTGCGTCCGCAAATGCACTTCGATGCTGGAACTGGTTTGAACCTGCGCATCAGCAACGGGATAAAGGAGAGCCGGCATCGATCGCCGCCATCACCCGCCAGATCCTGCACGATATGCGCATCGACCCGGCTCGCGTATACATCGCGGGAGTCTCAGCGGGAGCAGCGATGGCTCTCAACGTCATGTATACGTACCCGGAGCTGTATGCCGCCCTCGGTGCGCATTCAGGGATTGCGTACGGCCACGCCTCATCGATCTCTGAAGGAGTGAAGGCGATGAGCACCGGGGCAGGCAATTCTCAACTGCTTGGCGAAGCGGCGGTGCGTGCGATGGGTGACCGCGCCAGACCAGTAGCTGCGATTGTGTTCCATGGTCGAGCCGATCCGGTAGTGAAAGTAGTGAATGGAGCACAGGTGGTGAGCCAGATCGTCGCAGCGAATTCCATAACAGGAACGCGCAAAAAAGGGGCGGCGACCGCCGTGACTCCCGTTTCACACGGAGAAACGAGCACTGGTTATCACTACGATCGCGTCGTTCATGGGAAGGGTAAGTCGACCGTCGAGCATTGGACCGTCGACGAGCTGGCGCACGCCTGGTCAGGTGGATCGCCCGACGGTACGTACACTGATGCCAGGGGGCCGGACGCAACCGCGGAGATGATTCGATTTTTTCTCGATCATCCCCGACGTTGA
- a CDS encoding retropepsin-like aspartic protease codes for MKISLACLGLAVALSLSGSGCAPPRPVMVDEPVSVTLDKAAAARSGASRKSDAKTFWQAMSSLDPAFPETHDVSSSERAFAAALGFIVAGEVDEAELLLDSLRSSGTDSLVRSASRVLLTAMLQYQDKWKILAELNPASAVRDSSQWRDKAEVEAWAAAFGNVPARTVSFPGRTVSLPLTISASGAPVIPVSINGRRRLFWLDTGSSMSIIASDVAAASGVRPLISDTLEVATATGRVGAQPASISRIDLGAIAIANSTAMIIDSNLMRVRMGPDAGNPDHVVKIDGIIGFDVISRLDIRIDYRNQQVTLAKPVRPARAVHRPRNLFWIGKPIVQLTTRKGVPLHFHLDTGAQETYATEALTFKVKVRSFAGERRMVAGFAGTQRVKGTFVDNLRLFLAGRPVLFRRMLVFVPAYSSFVTLHGVFGSDIGKTGIVRIDATNGIFLIEESHPASGLRP; via the coding sequence ATGAAGATCAGTCTGGCGTGTCTCGGGCTCGCAGTGGCACTGTCTTTATCCGGATCCGGATGCGCGCCACCCAGACCCGTGATGGTGGACGAGCCGGTCAGCGTGACGCTCGACAAAGCCGCTGCCGCGCGTTCAGGGGCCTCGCGGAAATCCGATGCGAAGACATTCTGGCAGGCGATGTCATCGCTCGACCCGGCATTCCCGGAGACTCACGACGTCAGCAGCTCGGAGCGTGCGTTTGCCGCCGCGCTTGGGTTCATTGTCGCCGGAGAGGTGGACGAGGCGGAACTGCTGCTCGACAGCCTTCGCTCGAGCGGCACCGACTCGCTGGTGAGGTCTGCGTCGCGCGTGCTCCTGACGGCAATGCTCCAATACCAGGACAAATGGAAGATTCTCGCTGAGCTCAACCCTGCATCCGCTGTACGGGACAGCAGCCAGTGGAGAGACAAGGCGGAAGTCGAAGCATGGGCTGCCGCGTTCGGAAACGTACCCGCACGGACGGTTTCATTTCCTGGTCGAACCGTATCGCTGCCTCTCACGATATCGGCGTCGGGAGCGCCGGTGATTCCAGTGTCGATCAACGGACGACGAAGACTTTTCTGGCTCGACACTGGGTCCAGCATGTCGATAATCGCATCCGATGTGGCAGCTGCCTCAGGTGTAAGACCCCTTATATCCGACACGCTCGAGGTGGCGACCGCCACTGGCAGGGTCGGCGCCCAGCCAGCCTCGATATCACGCATCGACCTCGGCGCCATTGCTATCGCCAATTCGACGGCGATGATAATCGACAGCAACCTCATGCGTGTGAGAATGGGGCCGGACGCCGGGAACCCGGATCACGTCGTGAAGATCGATGGGATCATCGGGTTTGATGTCATTAGTCGCCTGGACATCAGGATTGATTACAGGAACCAGCAGGTGACGTTGGCAAAACCGGTGCGTCCCGCCCGCGCTGTCCACCGTCCGCGGAATTTGTTCTGGATTGGAAAACCCATCGTCCAGTTGACGACCCGCAAAGGCGTTCCCCTCCACTTTCACCTGGACACAGGGGCACAGGAGACATATGCGACGGAGGCATTGACGTTCAAGGTCAAAGTACGGAGCTTCGCCGGCGAGCGGCGCATGGTAGCCGGATTTGCAGGCACGCAGCGGGTAAAGGGTACCTTTGTCGACAACCTCCGGCTATTCCTCGCTGGCCGTCCGGTATTGTTTCGCAGGATGCTGGTGTTCGTTCCGGCGTATTCATCGTTCGTCACTCTGCACGGGGTATTTGGCAGCGATATCGGCAAGACCGGAATAGTACGAATCGATGCCACGAATGGAATTTTCCTCATTGAGGAAAGCCATCCAGCCTCGGGATTGCGTCCTTAG
- a CDS encoding family 10 glycosylhydrolase — MPRFIPAFSLTLLLSSTAWSQSTPTPEVAREFRAVWIATVSNIDWPSRPGLSAWEQQAELVAILNRTVALNMNAVILQVRPATDALYKSDLEPWSEYLSSQMGRPPEPYYDPLEFAVAEAHKRGLELHAWFNPYRSRHPSAKSEISANHLSNARPEMVRTYGKHLWLDPGDPAVRRHSLRVIMDVVRRYDVDGIHIDDYFYPYKERNPANELIDFPDDATWSRYEKSGGKLARHDWRRNNVDTFIRELYAETKRVKPWVKFGISPFGVWRPGYPEQIKGFDAYTELYADSRKWINEGWLDYFTPQLYWPIARADVSYPVLLRWWVSQNTRGRNIWPGNFTSRVGGAAPTGITAQEILDQISVTRREPGASGNVHFSAKALMNSKDSLVERLMAGPYSGPALVPASPWLDSIAPRSPRVSITRDAATRALVASFTPRGVEKVWLWVLRYRNGPDWTVRVLPGWQRSHMFAGGSNSPEPDAVTVSAVDRTGNESDAATSVLGPSRRP, encoded by the coding sequence ATGCCACGATTCATTCCCGCTTTTTCACTGACTCTGCTTCTGTCATCGACCGCGTGGAGCCAGTCAACCCCGACGCCCGAAGTCGCCCGGGAATTCCGAGCAGTATGGATTGCCACCGTATCCAACATCGACTGGCCCTCGCGCCCGGGGCTGAGTGCGTGGGAACAGCAGGCAGAGCTCGTGGCGATCCTGAATCGGACCGTCGCCCTCAACATGAATGCGGTGATCCTGCAGGTCCGGCCAGCGACCGACGCACTGTACAAGTCGGATCTGGAGCCCTGGTCCGAGTACCTCTCTTCACAGATGGGCAGACCGCCCGAGCCGTACTACGATCCACTCGAATTCGCTGTCGCGGAAGCACACAAACGCGGACTCGAGCTGCACGCCTGGTTCAACCCCTATCGCTCACGGCACCCATCGGCGAAATCGGAAATTTCCGCAAATCATCTGAGCAATGCACGTCCTGAGATGGTGCGCACATATGGCAAGCATCTATGGCTCGATCCCGGCGATCCGGCGGTACGACGACATTCGCTGCGCGTGATCATGGACGTGGTACGCCGTTACGACGTGGATGGCATTCACATCGACGACTACTTCTATCCCTACAAGGAACGCAATCCGGCCAATGAGCTGATCGACTTCCCCGACGACGCTACGTGGAGCCGCTACGAAAAATCCGGGGGAAAACTGGCCCGGCACGACTGGAGGCGGAATAACGTCGACACGTTCATCCGCGAGCTATACGCGGAGACGAAGCGGGTGAAGCCCTGGGTCAAGTTTGGCATCAGCCCGTTCGGCGTGTGGCGACCGGGCTATCCCGAGCAGATAAAAGGTTTCGACGCCTATACCGAATTGTACGCCGACTCGCGAAAGTGGATCAATGAAGGATGGCTGGATTATTTCACTCCGCAGCTCTACTGGCCTATCGCGCGCGCGGATGTCAGCTATCCGGTGCTGCTGAGATGGTGGGTTTCCCAGAACACCAGAGGGCGCAACATCTGGCCGGGCAACTTCACCAGCAGAGTGGGCGGCGCAGCCCCTACTGGAATTACCGCCCAGGAAATCCTCGACCAGATCTCCGTCACGCGCCGTGAGCCCGGTGCCTCGGGAAATGTGCATTTCAGCGCGAAAGCATTGATGAACAGCAAGGACAGTCTGGTAGAGAGGCTTATGGCGGGCCCTTATTCCGGGCCCGCGCTCGTACCCGCCTCGCCATGGCTCGACAGTATTGCACCGCGCTCGCCTCGCGTTTCAATTACCCGTGACGCGGCAACCCGTGCACTCGTTGCGAGCTTCACACCTCGCGGCGTGGAAAAAGTCTGGCTGTGGGTGCTGCGCTATCGGAATGGGCCCGACTGGACGGTGCGAGTATTACCGGGCTGGCAACGCTCGCACATGTTCGCGGGCGGTAGCAACTCGCCAGAGCCTGATGCCGTCACAGTGTCGGCGGTAGACCGCACGGGGAATGAGAGCGATGCGGCAACCAGCGTTTTGGGTCCCAGCCGGCGACCTTGA
- a CDS encoding ketoacyl-ACP synthase III, with protein MSRGLRNAAILGTGSYVPDRIVTNAELSEILGEDIDDFVANNLGIRERRYCAPNESTADLAAAAAFQALDAANLAAMDIDLLIVATDTPEYVSPATAAVVQARIGAWKAGVFDINSACAGFVTALDVAWKYIRADERYERVLVVGAYAMSKFIDQADKKTSTIFADGAGAVVVGASDKPGMLASELFADGRLAGGMGIFAGGTAEPITEDVIRDGKRNRLRFVTKYPREVNEEGWPRIARSVLARIGRDETDVDMWLWTQVNLSTIRGVMETLGQPMEKAHTVMGKWGYTGAACLPMALDDAVRGGRLNEGDLILLTGSGAGLTMGCMALEW; from the coding sequence GTGAGTAGAGGTCTCCGTAACGCAGCAATTCTTGGAACGGGTTCCTACGTACCCGACCGCATCGTCACCAACGCCGAGCTTTCCGAGATCCTCGGCGAAGATATCGACGACTTTGTCGCGAACAACCTCGGCATCAGGGAGAGGCGTTACTGCGCCCCGAATGAGTCCACGGCGGATCTCGCGGCGGCTGCTGCATTTCAGGCACTGGATGCCGCGAATCTTGCCGCCATGGACATCGATCTGTTGATAGTCGCAACTGACACACCGGAGTATGTATCGCCGGCAACAGCGGCTGTAGTGCAGGCGCGGATCGGCGCGTGGAAAGCAGGCGTGTTCGACATCAACAGTGCCTGCGCGGGCTTCGTCACTGCACTCGACGTAGCGTGGAAGTACATACGCGCAGACGAACGGTACGAACGGGTGCTGGTGGTCGGCGCCTATGCCATGTCCAAATTCATCGATCAGGCTGACAAGAAAACGTCAACCATTTTCGCGGATGGTGCGGGCGCGGTAGTCGTCGGAGCATCCGACAAACCAGGGATGCTAGCTTCGGAGCTGTTTGCTGATGGCCGGCTTGCCGGGGGAATGGGGATATTTGCGGGCGGAACGGCGGAGCCGATCACCGAAGATGTCATTCGTGATGGGAAGCGAAACAGGCTTCGCTTCGTGACAAAGTATCCGCGCGAAGTGAACGAAGAGGGATGGCCGCGGATTGCGCGCTCGGTGCTTGCTCGAATCGGCCGTGATGAGACCGATGTCGACATGTGGCTTTGGACACAGGTAAATCTCTCGACCATCAGAGGAGTCATGGAAACGCTGGGGCAGCCGATGGAGAAGGCGCACACCGTCATGGGAAAGTGGGGATATACGGGGGCTGCATGCCTGCCGATGGCACTCGACGATGCGGTTCGGGGCGGGCGGCTGAATGAGGGGGATCTCATTCTTCTAACCGGCTCCGGTGCGGGATTGACGATGGGATGCATGGCGCTCGAATGGTAA
- the msrB gene encoding peptide-methionine (R)-S-oxide reductase MsrB — protein sequence MSEKITKTEEEWKQQLTPDQYRIARRKGTEPAFTGKYNAAKEPGIYRCVCCQNELFDSNTKFESGTGWPSFYAPVAEANVSTETDSSFFMKRTEVMCSQCDAHLGHVFDDGPAPTGLRYCINSASLERADKLK from the coding sequence ATGAGCGAGAAGATCACGAAGACCGAGGAGGAGTGGAAGCAACAGCTTACTCCCGATCAGTACCGCATAGCACGCAGAAAGGGGACTGAGCCTGCGTTTACGGGCAAGTACAACGCGGCGAAGGAGCCCGGAATTTATCGGTGTGTCTGCTGCCAGAACGAACTTTTCGACTCCAATACAAAGTTCGAATCGGGGACTGGATGGCCGAGCTTTTACGCGCCAGTTGCCGAGGCAAATGTGAGCACCGAAACGGATTCGAGTTTCTTCATGAAACGCACTGAAGTGATGTGCAGCCAGTGTGACGCTCATCTGGGTCACGTGTTCGACGACGGGCCAGCTCCTACCGGTCTGCGCTACTGCATCAATTCTGCGTCACTGGAGCGCGCCGACAAACTGAAGTAG
- a CDS encoding BlaI/MecI/CopY family transcriptional regulator produces MKSSLPTDSELNILKVLWEKGPSRVRDVHQELGKVGYTTVLKLLQIMHNKGIVERERAGSGHIYSPAVSREVTEQRLVARLVDEVFDGSTHRLIMSALGPEAVSRAGLKKIRKQIKKEEAAR; encoded by the coding sequence GTGAAGTCGTCCCTCCCCACAGATAGTGAGCTGAATATTCTCAAGGTACTCTGGGAGAAGGGGCCCAGCCGGGTGCGTGACGTCCATCAGGAATTGGGGAAGGTTGGGTATACCACTGTGCTCAAGCTTCTTCAGATCATGCATAACAAGGGGATTGTCGAGCGAGAGCGCGCGGGAAGCGGCCACATCTACTCGCCCGCGGTTTCCAGAGAAGTGACGGAACAGAGGCTTGTCGCGCGGCTGGTTGACGAGGTGTTCGATGGTTCCACGCACCGGCTCATCATGAGCGCCCTTGGGCCCGAAGCAGTATCCCGTGCCGGTCTCAAGAAGATCCGGAAGCAGATCAAGAAGGAAGAGGCAGCGAGGTAA
- a CDS encoding MOSC domain-containing protein has protein sequence MSCIRLLAGLGVDGDIHMGETVKHRSRIARNASQPNLRQVHLIHAELHDELLSAGFTILPGEMGENVTTRGVELLALPAGTRLHIGDMAIVEVTGLRNPCFQLNGLKMGLMKAVLGRDEDGNLIRKTGVMSIVVAGGDVKAGDPIHVTLPDGPRRALQPV, from the coding sequence GTGAGTTGCATTCGCCTGCTCGCGGGTCTGGGGGTCGACGGCGACATCCACATGGGTGAGACGGTCAAACATCGCTCGCGGATTGCTCGTAACGCGTCGCAGCCGAATCTGCGCCAGGTTCACCTCATTCATGCTGAGCTCCACGACGAATTGCTTTCCGCCGGATTTACAATACTGCCTGGAGAGATGGGTGAGAACGTCACGACCCGTGGGGTCGAGCTGCTGGCATTGCCGGCCGGAACCCGGTTGCACATTGGAGACATGGCCATCGTAGAAGTCACCGGTCTTCGTAATCCCTGCTTTCAGCTCAACGGACTGAAAATGGGGCTGATGAAGGCGGTGCTCGGGCGGGATGAAGATGGAAATCTGATTCGAAAGACTGGAGTCATGAGCATTGTCGTTGCTGGAGGCGATGTGAAGGCTGGTGACCCGATACATGTCACGCTGCCTGACGGGCCTCGTCGTGCACTTCAGCCTGTGTGA
- a CDS encoding SDR family oxidoreductase — MNAVFGTRILEGKVALVTGGGSGINLTIAERFAEHGASVALVGRTLARLDGAAAGIVAGGGRAQGFPADVRDYEALNTAIASASEVFGEFDIVICGAAGNFPAPALGMSANGFKAVVDIDLLGTFNTCRAAFEHLKRPGASIVNISATQAFVPMAMQAHVCAAKAGVDMLTKTLALEWGSEGVRVNSIAPGAVDDTEGMRRLAPTPEARQVFTKAIPLGRFAKKSEIADLALFLCSDSARFITGTVMVCDGGQSLAGMGAGRVGMSGQGA; from the coding sequence ATGAACGCCGTATTCGGCACCAGAATTCTCGAAGGAAAAGTGGCACTCGTTACCGGCGGCGGCAGCGGTATCAACCTTACTATCGCCGAGCGGTTTGCGGAACATGGCGCAAGCGTCGCGCTTGTCGGGCGTACGCTGGCCAGACTCGACGGGGCTGCCGCAGGAATCGTGGCCGGCGGAGGACGTGCTCAGGGATTTCCGGCGGATGTTCGCGATTACGAAGCACTCAACACTGCGATCGCGTCCGCCAGCGAGGTCTTTGGCGAATTTGACATCGTCATCTGCGGTGCGGCCGGCAATTTCCCGGCTCCGGCACTCGGAATGTCGGCGAATGGGTTCAAAGCGGTGGTAGATATCGACTTGCTTGGGACCTTCAACACCTGTCGCGCGGCGTTTGAGCACCTGAAGCGCCCCGGAGCATCCATCGTCAACATCTCGGCGACCCAGGCGTTTGTGCCGATGGCCATGCAAGCCCACGTTTGCGCGGCAAAAGCGGGGGTCGATATGCTGACGAAAACTCTTGCGCTCGAGTGGGGATCGGAGGGAGTAAGGGTGAATTCAATCGCGCCAGGTGCGGTAGACGATACGGAAGGCATGCGTCGCTTGGCACCAACCCCCGAAGCACGCCAGGTTTTCACAAAAGCGATTCCCCTGGGAAGGTTCGCGAAAAAAAGCGAGATCGCCGATCTGGCGCTTTTTCTTTGCTCTGATTCGGCTCGGTTCATAACCGGAACAGTGATGGTTTGCGACGGAGGTCAATCACTTGCGGGCATGGGCGCTGGACGCGTCGGCATGTCCGGCCAAGGTGCCTAA
- a CDS encoding serine hydrolase domain-containing protein, with product MISTVASSMLQAQRQIPDPASLISRIEAAQSPNRQGYDGLTLPELLKRFRVPGVSVAVIMDYRIHWAKGYGVADVESGQPVDTGTAFQAASISKPVFAMMAVRLVQDGRLSLDSDVNLFLKSWRIPDSEHTRLQPVSLRSLLSHTSGADDGFGFPGYDPAEPRPTLVQILNGEKPSNVGAVRFARPPFAGIKYSGGGVTLAQLAVTDVVRRPFAEFAQSILLGPLGMSRSSFEQPISSVIASNAARAHSGAGVRVGAPWHVYAEQAAAGLWTTPSDLARFAIEVQRAIRGPRGVVLTQASAREMLSPVGTGAYAVGLSVAQRGEGWYFMHGGANWGFRCNLLAHFRKGYGVVIMTNSDSGGALIAELESRIAAAYGWDSLDKPIPR from the coding sequence GTGATCTCGACAGTTGCGTCGAGCATGCTTCAGGCCCAACGTCAGATTCCTGACCCAGCAAGCCTGATCTCGCGGATAGAGGCCGCGCAATCCCCCAATCGGCAAGGGTACGACGGTCTCACTTTGCCGGAACTCCTGAAGCGGTTTCGCGTTCCGGGGGTGAGCGTTGCGGTAATCATGGATTATCGCATCCACTGGGCAAAGGGCTATGGCGTTGCGGATGTCGAGTCGGGTCAGCCGGTCGACACCGGCACAGCGTTCCAGGCGGCGTCGATCAGCAAGCCCGTGTTTGCCATGATGGCGGTCAGGCTCGTGCAGGACGGCCGTCTGTCGCTCGACAGCGACGTCAACTTGTTTTTGAAGTCGTGGCGCATACCGGACAGCGAGCACACACGTTTGCAACCTGTCTCACTGCGCTCATTGCTCAGTCACACCTCCGGTGCCGACGACGGGTTTGGATTTCCTGGCTACGACCCCGCCGAGCCGCGGCCGACGCTGGTGCAGATTCTGAATGGCGAAAAGCCGTCGAACGTTGGAGCAGTTCGATTCGCGCGTCCTCCGTTTGCGGGAATCAAATATTCAGGTGGAGGCGTAACACTCGCTCAACTCGCAGTCACGGATGTTGTTCGGCGTCCTTTCGCAGAATTCGCTCAGAGCATCCTGCTTGGGCCGCTCGGCATGTCGAGGAGCTCTTTCGAGCAGCCAATATCAAGCGTGATTGCGTCGAATGCGGCTCGCGCTCACAGCGGGGCGGGGGTACGCGTGGGCGCTCCCTGGCATGTTTACGCCGAGCAAGCGGCGGCAGGGTTATGGACGACGCCAAGCGACCTGGCTCGCTTTGCCATAGAGGTTCAGCGCGCGATTCGCGGACCGCGCGGTGTGGTCCTCACTCAGGCGTCTGCGCGTGAAATGCTGTCACCCGTCGGGACTGGAGCATACGCCGTCGGGTTGTCGGTAGCGCAGCGCGGCGAAGGCTGGTACTTCATGCACGGCGGTGCAAACTGGGGCTTTCGGTGCAATCTGCTCGCGCACTTCAGGAAGGGTTACGGCGTCGTAATCATGACCAACAGCGATAGCGGAGGGGCGCTGATCGCTGAACTGGAGTCACGTATAGCGGCTGCATATGGATGGGACTCCCTCGACAAGCCGATTCCGCGCTGA